One Phaseolus vulgaris cultivar G19833 chromosome 4, P. vulgaris v2.0, whole genome shotgun sequence DNA window includes the following coding sequences:
- the LOC137837523 gene encoding PH, RCC1 and FYVE domains-containing protein 1-like, with product MADLASYGNANRDIEQALIALKKGAQLLKYGRKGKPKFCPFRLSSDESSLIWITSSGERNLKLSSVSRIIPGQRTAVFQRYLRPEKDYLSFSLIYGNGKRSLDLICKDKAEAEVWIAGLKGLISSGQGGRSKIDGWSDGGLILDDNRDLKSKSPSESSASTSRGISSPDISVSLPNTSPKSFQPDNTISERSHAPPDPTNMQVKGSGSDAFRVSVSSAPSTSSHGSAPDDYDALGDVYIWGEVICDNIKIGADKNVNYFSPRTDVLLPRPLEANVVLDVHHIACGVRHASLVTRQGEVFTWGEESGGRLGHGVGKNLVQPRLVEALTSTTIDFVACGEFHSCAVTMAGELYTWGDGTHNAGLLGHGSDVSHWIPKRVVGPLEGLQIAFIACGPWHTALITSTGQLFTFGDGTFGVLGHGDRENVSYPKEVESLRGLRTIAVACGVWHTAAVVEVIATHSSTSVSSGKLFSWGDGDKNRLGHGDKEARLKPTCVPALIDYNFHKIACGHSLTAGLTTSGRVFTMGSTVYGQLGNPQSDGKLPCLVGDKIAGESVEEIACGAYHVAVLTSKNEVYTWGKGANGRLGHGDIEDRKTPALIEALKDRHVKYIACGSNYSAAICLHKWVSGAEQSQCCTCRQAFGFTRKRHNCYNCGLVHCHSCSSRKALRAALAPNPGKPYRVCDSCYVKLNKVAEASNSNRRNALPRLSGENKDRLDKFDLRLSKAIVPSNVDLIKQLDNKAAKQGKKSDTFSLVRTSQPPSLLQLKDVVLSTALDLRRTVPRPVVAPSGVSSRSVSPFSRRPSPPRSATPIPTISGLSFSKSIAESLKKTNELLNQEVQQLHAQVEGLKQRCELQELELQRSAKKTQEAMSLAAEESAKCKAAKEVIKSLTAQLKDLAEKLPPGVYDAENIRPAYLPNGLDPNGIHSPDSNGEQQHPRPESISGSSLASMGLESSLLNRTARNSPGTNLHQQIRSPVTSNGTNNYSDVKLPNGGGLIQAGSGSTADDGRDSGNFHNDESGLKSRNAAPTANTNQIEAEWIEQYEPGVYITLVALRDGTRDLKRVRFSRRRFGEHQAETWWLENRDKVYERYNVRSADKSASQAAQSSEGAGSPLSQT from the exons GCATTGATCGCTTTGAAAAAGGGTGCTCAACTTCTTAAATATGGTCGTAAAGGAAAGCCCAAGTTTTGTCCATTTAGACTTTCCAGT GACGAATCATCTTTAATCTGGATTACAAGTAGCGGAGAAAGAAATCTGAAGTTATCTTCTGTCTCTAGAATTATTCCCGGACAAAGAACT GCTGTTTTTCAACGTTACTTGCGTCCCGAGAAGGACTATTTGTCCTTTTCACTTATTTATGGTAACGGAAAGCGATCGCTTGATTTG ATTTGTAAAGATAAAGCTGAGGCAGAAGTGTGGATTGCTGGCCTCAAAGGACTGATATCTTCTGGTCAAGGTGGCCGGTCCAAAATTGATGGATGGAGTGACGGGGGTCTCATTCTTGAT GATAACAGAGACTTAAAATCAAAAAGTCCAAGTGAAAGTTCTGCTAGCACTTCACGAGGCATCAGTTCTCCCGACATTTCTGTGAGTCTTCCAAATACTTCACCAAAGTCCTTTCAACCTGACAATACAATTTCTGAAAGGTCACATGCGCCACCAGACCCAACAAACATGCAAGTGAAAGGATCTGGTTCAGATGCTTTTCGTGTCAGTGTTTCAAGTGCCCCTAGTACTTCAAGTCATGGATCTGCACCAGATGACTATGATGCTCTGGGGGATGTATACATATGGGGGGAGGTTATCTgtgataatattaaaattggTGCTGATAAAAATGTCAATTATTTCAGCCCAAGGACAGATGTACTTCTCCCTAGACCGCTGGAAGCCAATGTAGTTTTAGATGTACATCATATAGCATGTGGTGTTAGACATGCTTCTCTAGTCACTAGGCAAGGTGAAGTTTTTACATGGGGCGAAGAATCAGGAGGACGCCTTGGCCATGGTGTTGGGAAGAATTTGGTTCAACCTCGTCTAGTTGAAGCATTGACTTCTACAACTATTGATTTTGTTGCCTGTGGAGAGTTCCATTCATGTGCTGTTACAATGGCTGGGGAACTATACACATGGGGTGATGGTACTCATAACGCAGGACTTCTTGGTCATGGAAGTGATGTCAGTCATTGGATACCAAAGAGAGTTGTTGGTCCATTAGAGGGACTTCAAATTGCATTTATTGCTTGTGGTCCATGGCACACTGCCTTGATAACTTCAACAGGGCAGCTGTTTACATTTGGTGATGGAACATTTGGTGTCCTAGGCCATGGAGATAGGGAAAATGTTTCATATCCTAAAGAAGTGGAATCCTTGCGTGGACTGAGGACAATAGCTGTAGCATGTGGAGTGTGGCATACTGCAGCTGTTGTAGAGGTTATTGCAACACACTCCAGTACAAGTGTATCATCAGGTAAATTGTTTTCTTGGGGTGATGGAGACAAAAATCGCCTTGGACATGGGGACAAGGAGGCACGTCTTAAACCAACTTGTGTGCCTGCGCTTATTGATtacaattttcataaaattgCTTGTGGGCACAGTTTGACAGCGGGCCTAACAACATCTGGACGTGTTTTTACTATGGGAAGTACTGTTTATGGTCAACTTGGGAATCCGCAGTCTGATGGGAAGCTTCCATGCTTGGTTGGAGACAAGATTGCTGGGGAATCTGTTGAAGAAATTGCATGTGGTGCATATCATGTTGCTGTATTAACATCCAAAAATGAAGTTTATACTTGGGGTAAAGGTGCAAATGGGAGATTGGGTCATGGAGATATTGAAGATCGAAAAACACCAGCTTTGATTGAAGCATTGAAGGATAGACATGTGAAATATATAGCATGTGGTTCAAACTACTCTGCTGCCATATGCCTTCATAAGTGGGTATCTGGTGCCGAGCAGTCTCAGTGCTGTACTTGTAGACAGGCATTTGGCTTTACTAGAAAGAGGCATAATTGTTATAACTGTGGACTTGTCCACTGCCATTCGTGCAGTTCAAGGAAAGCATTAAGAGCAGCATTGGCTCCTAATCCCGGCAAACCATATCGTGTTTGTGATTCTTGTTATGTAAAATTGAACAAGGTTGCTGAAGCTAGCAATAGTAATAGAAGGAATGCCTTGCCTCGTTTGTCAGGTGAAAACAAGGATAGGCTAGACAAATTTGACCTAAGATTATCCAAGGCAATAGTTCCTTCTAATGTGGATTTGATAAAGCAACTAGATAATAAGGCAGCCAAGCAAGGAAAGAAAAGTGATACATTCTCACTGGTACGGACCTCACAACCACCTTCTCTGCTACAACTGAAAGATGTTGTCTTGTCCACTGCTCTTGATCTGAGACGAACAGTTCCAAGACCAGTGGTTGCACCTTCAGGAGTAAGTTCTAGATCTGTGTCACCTTTCTCTAGAAGACCAAGTCCCCCTCGTTCAGCTACGCCAATTCCAACAATTTCAGGACTTTCCTTCTCGAAAAGTATTGCTGAAAGtttgaagaaaacaaatgaGCTTTTAAATCAAGAAGTGCAGCAGTTACATGCTCAG GTTGAGGGTCTGAAACAGAGATGTGAACTGCAAGAACTAGAGCTTCAAAGGTCAGCAAAAAAGACTCAAGAAGCTATGTCCCTGGCTGCTGAGGAATCTGCTAAATGTAAAGCTGCAAAAGAAGTTATAAAGTCACTCACAGCACAG CTCAAAGATCTAGCTGAGAAGCTTCCTCCTGGAGTTTATGATGCTGAGAACATAAGACCAGCTTACCTACCAAATGGTCTTGATCCAAATGGCATCCACTCTCCAGATTCAAATGGAGAGCAGCAGCACCCCAGGCCAGAGTCAATCAGTGGCTCTAGTTTGGCTTCCATGGGACTCGAATCCTCTCTACTGAATAGAACTGCACGGAATTCACCAGGAACTAATCTTCACCAGCAAATCCGGAGCCCTGTGACCTCTAATGGGACCAATAATTATTCAGATGTTAAATTGCCAAATGGTGGTGGCTTAATTCAGGCAGGCAGTGGTAGCACAGCTGATGATGGTAGGGATTCTGGGAATTTTCACAACGACGAGAGTGGTCTGAAATCAAGAAATGCTGCACCTACTGCTAATACTAATCAAATTGAGGCAGAATGGATTGAACAGTATGAACCTGGTGTCTACATAACACTTGTGGCACTCCGTGATGGAACGAGAGATCTGAAGCGAGTGCGCTTCAG CCGAAGGAGATTCGGAGAGCACCAAGCAGAAACCTGGTGGTTGGAGAACCGGGATAAGGTATATGAAAGATACAATGTTCGCAGTGCAGACAAATCTGCCAGCCAAGCGGCACAAAGTTCGGAAGGGGCTGGTTCACCTCTTTCCCAAACTTAG